One genomic segment of bacterium includes these proteins:
- the ybgF gene encoding tol-pal system protein YbgF — MRNSICSVGLLVTMMVSGGCSLGSAGKSFGSKGESDSEEVAALKARIVELHRRAVLAEVELARLQRHLTELEGQAPSEVAASDATAPVGRDDAASRPATPVSPVLDDGDASDLEVSDLPLGTTTAAEAPADAPAGGQLDGANPGIDLTVAAQALYDRGYTLFHRGRFVDSETAFQQFLRRYSATVLGDNAQFWIAEARYARGDLNGALAAYRETATRFPDGNKVPDARLKIGDCLRDLGDTEAARTSYRAVVQDFPSSAAAAIAQERLAQSP, encoded by the coding sequence ATGAGGAACTCGATCTGCTCCGTCGGGCTGCTCGTGACGATGATGGTATCTGGCGGCTGCTCTTTGGGCTCGGCCGGCAAGAGCTTCGGCTCGAAAGGCGAGTCCGATTCCGAAGAGGTCGCCGCGCTCAAGGCGCGGATCGTCGAGCTTCACAGGCGAGCCGTTCTTGCCGAGGTGGAGCTCGCGAGGCTCCAGAGGCATTTGACCGAGCTCGAGGGCCAGGCGCCAAGCGAAGTGGCAGCGTCCGATGCAACCGCTCCGGTTGGGCGGGACGATGCCGCCTCCCGGCCCGCCACGCCAGTCTCCCCGGTCTTGGACGACGGGGATGCTTCGGATCTCGAAGTCTCAGATTTGCCGCTCGGTACAACAACCGCGGCCGAGGCCCCGGCCGACGCTCCGGCCGGCGGCCAGCTTGACGGTGCAAACCCGGGCATCGATCTGACGGTGGCCGCTCAGGCGCTCTACGATCGCGGCTACACGCTGTTTCACCGAGGTCGTTTCGTCGATTCGGAGACGGCATTTCAGCAGTTCCTGCGGCGTTATTCGGCGACCGTTCTCGGAGACAATGCTCAGTTCTGGATTGCCGAGGCCCGCTACGCGCGCGGCGATCTCAATGGGGCCCTGGCGGCCTATCGAGAAACCGCGACCCGGTTTCCCGACGGCAACAAGGTGCCGGATGCCCGTCTCAAGATCGGCGACTGTCTCCGCGACCTGGGCGACACCGAGGCGGCGCGAACGAGCTATCGTGCCGTGGTCCAGGACTTCCCGAGCTCCGCCGCAGCCGCGATCGCCCAAGAGCGCCTCGCGCAATCCCCCTAG